From a region of the Aeoliella mucimassa genome:
- a CDS encoding DUF4339 domain-containing protein, translating into MGIRFACPNGHPLHVKTELAGKRGICPECKVRFWIPQPEQVQNDAAELTRAKPAPVQAAAVGAPAAAGSAASAPASQQSPAAPTPKQAAPKKAPAAASPPAPAPESAPATAPPTPPAPPAAPVAAQVAPPPPPQTPPAAAAPPPPAAPPAPAASESSAEPPAWYIRPAAGGMFGPADDQLIKQWTTEGRVGADSHVWRTGWPDWRLARDLPEYFPSLAGSAVPTPAVELPVGYNETPASEVARPTDPHDPAVVAARYQRRKRRSAASQQLAAVLLGVLVVVLAGVLVWVVVNANSDSKPDETTAPPAVTTPEAKPQEPANNAEAPAEEQEAGDEEAEM; encoded by the coding sequence ATGGGAATCCGTTTCGCCTGTCCCAACGGCCATCCGTTGCACGTAAAGACCGAGCTTGCCGGCAAGCGGGGTATTTGCCCTGAGTGCAAAGTTCGTTTTTGGATTCCCCAGCCCGAACAGGTACAGAACGACGCTGCTGAGTTAACCCGCGCGAAGCCAGCTCCAGTTCAGGCTGCTGCAGTAGGAGCGCCGGCCGCGGCCGGTTCGGCTGCGAGTGCACCAGCAAGCCAGCAATCGCCTGCGGCTCCGACACCAAAACAAGCCGCGCCCAAAAAGGCACCCGCTGCCGCGAGTCCTCCGGCCCCAGCGCCTGAGTCGGCACCAGCAACAGCTCCACCTACTCCCCCTGCACCGCCGGCTGCACCCGTAGCAGCGCAAGTTGCCCCTCCCCCTCCTCCTCAGACACCACCTGCGGCCGCTGCGCCGCCACCCCCTGCTGCTCCGCCAGCCCCAGCGGCAAGCGAGTCCTCGGCCGAACCACCCGCCTGGTACATTCGCCCGGCCGCCGGTGGCATGTTTGGCCCAGCGGATGATCAGTTGATCAAACAGTGGACCACCGAAGGTCGTGTGGGGGCCGATTCGCACGTTTGGCGGACTGGTTGGCCCGACTGGCGTCTGGCCAGGGATCTACCCGAGTATTTCCCCAGTCTGGCGGGCTCGGCGGTGCCGACTCCTGCAGTCGAGTTGCCTGTCGGCTACAATGAAACGCCCGCGTCGGAGGTCGCTCGACCGACGGATCCCCACGATCCGGCCGTGGTTGCCGCCCGCTACCAGCGTCGAAAACGCCGTTCGGCCGCCAGCCAGCAACTGGCTGCGGTGTTGCTTGGTGTGCTCGTGGTGGTTTTGGCGGGAGTGTTGGTGTGGGTAGTGGTAAACGCGAATTCCGACTCCAAGCCCGACGAAACCACGGCCCCGCCAGCGGTGACCACCCCCGAAGCGAAACCGCAGGAACCAGCCAATAACGCCGAAGCCCCGGCCGAAGAACAGGAAGCCGGCGACGAAGAAGCAGAGATGTAG
- a CDS encoding ATP-dependent Clp protease proteolytic subunit: MPSSENHDQQQEEGPLELAIVGDLTDHESELTDKLLSIEPGGNCTIYFDSPGGSPYCAMSLMTLIKLRRLDVTGVVTGECSSAALWPFAACRRRIVTPFSVLLFHPMRWQSEENVGLAEAAEWARHFASLESDMDVLLADLFQVSHDMMREWITPGKYVSGRELAAAGLAELMEFHQLGSFQPNAEAPPAPNGSAGKLKPQQPAETR, translated from the coding sequence ATGCCTAGTTCTGAAAACCATGATCAGCAGCAAGAAGAAGGGCCGTTAGAACTTGCGATTGTCGGTGATCTCACCGATCACGAAAGTGAGCTTACGGACAAGTTGCTGAGCATCGAACCAGGCGGCAACTGCACCATTTACTTCGACTCGCCCGGCGGGAGCCCCTACTGTGCGATGAGCCTGATGACCCTCATCAAGCTCCGCCGGTTAGATGTCACCGGAGTAGTGACTGGCGAGTGCTCGAGTGCCGCGCTCTGGCCATTTGCGGCATGTCGCCGCCGGATCGTAACGCCGTTCAGCGTGCTGCTGTTCCACCCCATGCGTTGGCAAAGCGAAGAAAACGTTGGCCTAGCCGAAGCGGCTGAGTGGGCGCGACACTTTGCTTCGCTCGAGAGCGATATGGACGTGCTGCTGGCTGACTTGTTCCAGGTATCGCACGACATGATGCGGGAGTGGATTACGCCGGGCAAATACGTTTCGGGACGCGAACTAGCAGCCGCTGGTCTGGCCGAACTGATGGAGTTCCATCAACTCGGTAGCTTCCAGCCCAACGCGGAAGCGCCGCCGGCACCGAATGGCTCGGCCGGCAAATTGAAGCCACAACAGCCCGCCGAAACGCGCTAG
- a CDS encoding OB-fold nucleic acid binding domain-containing protein — protein sequence MKRFLLGGLLLAILAGCNGTQTDSPEKSQPLSEAAKKYRPVFLVTEQPAGAITVVEAMGKLAPPAEGEAAAPETPAAEPTLMVVEGQIGGMPNPFGEDAGAEFPWYAEMAAFSLVDPATAVEFEGHEHAEGEECLWCTRTAQKMVDTVATVELNDESGEIIAEQADTLLGLEEGTTVVVEGTARMELGRLKIVADHIYVKL from the coding sequence ATGAAGCGTTTCCTGCTTGGCGGCCTGTTGCTAGCAATCTTGGCCGGGTGCAACGGCACTCAAACCGACTCCCCCGAAAAATCGCAGCCATTATCCGAGGCGGCCAAGAAGTACCGCCCGGTGTTCTTGGTCACCGAGCAGCCAGCCGGAGCGATCACGGTGGTTGAAGCGATGGGCAAGCTCGCCCCCCCTGCCGAAGGGGAGGCTGCCGCACCCGAAACGCCTGCCGCGGAACCCACCCTGATGGTGGTCGAAGGCCAAATCGGCGGAATGCCAAATCCCTTTGGCGAGGATGCCGGGGCCGAATTCCCCTGGTATGCGGAGATGGCCGCCTTCTCGCTGGTCGATCCGGCCACTGCGGTTGAGTTCGAGGGGCACGAGCACGCCGAGGGCGAAGAGTGCTTGTGGTGCACGCGAACCGCTCAGAAGATGGTCGACACGGTCGCTACGGTCGAGTTGAACGACGAGTCAGGCGAAATCATTGCCGAGCAGGCCGATACGTTGCTCGGTCTCGAAGAAGGGACGACCGTCGTGGTCGAAGGTACCGCCCGCATGGAGCTAGGCCGGCTGAAGATTGTTGCCGACCACATTTACGTGAAGCTGTAG
- a CDS encoding FHA domain-containing protein: protein MLPTWRKQLGEARRALREGQLDRACAIVGQDDLKDFRQARELSAELAERVAERARGRMQAGYTSAGWRDVELAERMAGNDCPVADLRQSYRQHLLDRAQQFLADGRTAAAEQELAKLARRGLNSSETAEMLEIVQHLLQAEQMLSVGKSAEAAQSLRGPTVQLNRLGVTMDTQLVARRVEQVEHDCQEHHDLASQLHAASANQEWQQVLELADRMLSLAPRDRVAQAARKKAWRAVGLDATRLFHGAGRPVASLSLKDTADLKRPSSSSHTSNDTMPGSEPPNRFMMWVDAVGGFLVCLDEEVVLGQPTPNSNIAIPLCADLSRRHAVIRREGGNYTIDPLSDVVVDGRPLTGPMVLANHHTIELGGTVRLEFTKPHALSATARLTPISGHRTEPRADAVLLMADSCVMGPRSHSHVICRRWPGDIMLFRQAGRLCCRSNLPLTVDGVAADGVTPVEAGARLEGESFALSLEEA from the coding sequence ATGTTGCCCACTTGGCGTAAACAACTTGGCGAAGCCCGACGTGCACTGCGCGAGGGACAATTAGACCGGGCTTGTGCCATCGTAGGACAAGACGATCTGAAAGACTTTCGCCAGGCCCGAGAACTCTCGGCCGAGTTGGCCGAGCGAGTCGCCGAGCGTGCTCGCGGGCGGATGCAAGCTGGCTACACTTCGGCCGGCTGGCGCGATGTCGAACTGGCCGAGCGAATGGCTGGCAACGACTGCCCGGTGGCCGACCTGCGTCAATCGTACCGGCAGCACCTTCTCGATCGTGCCCAACAATTCCTGGCCGACGGGCGCACCGCCGCCGCTGAGCAAGAGCTCGCGAAACTGGCCCGCCGAGGCCTGAATAGCAGTGAGACCGCAGAGATGCTGGAAATCGTCCAGCACCTGCTCCAAGCCGAACAAATGCTGTCCGTGGGAAAAAGTGCCGAAGCCGCACAATCGCTCCGCGGACCTACCGTCCAATTGAACCGTCTGGGTGTTACAATGGATACACAGTTAGTCGCCCGACGCGTCGAACAAGTCGAGCACGACTGCCAGGAACACCACGATCTCGCCAGCCAATTGCACGCTGCTAGTGCCAACCAAGAGTGGCAACAAGTGCTCGAACTGGCTGATCGTATGCTATCACTTGCTCCCCGCGATCGCGTCGCCCAGGCAGCTCGTAAGAAGGCCTGGCGTGCCGTGGGACTCGACGCCACGCGACTATTCCACGGCGCAGGTCGCCCAGTGGCCTCGCTGTCGCTGAAAGACACGGCCGACCTGAAACGCCCGTCTTCATCCTCTCATACGTCGAACGATACGATGCCCGGCTCCGAACCTCCCAACCGATTCATGATGTGGGTCGACGCTGTCGGAGGGTTCCTGGTTTGCCTGGACGAAGAAGTGGTGCTGGGACAACCAACGCCGAACTCGAATATTGCCATTCCGTTGTGTGCCGACCTGTCGCGCCGCCATGCGGTGATTCGCCGCGAAGGGGGCAACTACACCATCGATCCCCTAAGCGATGTGGTGGTCGACGGCCGCCCGCTGACGGGCCCGATGGTGCTGGCTAATCACCATACGATCGAACTCGGTGGCACCGTGCGGCTGGAGTTCACCAAGCCACATGCGTTGAGTGCCACGGCCCGGCTGACCCCCATTAGTGGGCACCGTACCGAGCCACGCGCCGACGCGGTGCTGCTGATGGCCGATAGCTGCGTGATGGGTCCGCGGAGCCACTCGCACGTGATTTGCCGCCGGTGGCCAGGAGACATCATGCTGTTCCGCCAGGCGGGACGGTTGTGCTGCCGGTCGAATTTGCCCCTCACCGTCGACGGCGTAGCCGCCGACGGGGTGACCCCAGTCGAGGCGGGAGCTCGGCTTGAGGGCGAAAGTTTTGCTCTAAGTTTGGAAGAAGCGTGA
- a CDS encoding serine/threonine-protein kinase gives MDVRTPQPGQIDPELGGGEERTPVKFLYPTGSQPLEGYTIKRGIGRGGFGEVYFATSDAGKEVALKLIRRNLDVELRGVKHCLNLKHSNLIGIYDIRSDSLGDQWVVMEYVSGESLEDAIDRHPNGMPVEQVVRWMRGIGTGVAYLHNHGIVHRDLKPGNVFLDIDSTEGGTVKIGDYGLSKFISCSRRSGQTESVGTVHYMAPEIANGRYGREIDTYALGIMLYEMLTGHVPFEGESVGEVLMKHLTAEPDLSKLESPFLDIVKRTLAKDPEVRIGSVDELVSLLPDGRSVGPLHPEKIDGWTANQADGDGIGAAHLFPDTSVRGEHAAATPPPVPPKPMVREPIYDWVATNWNDTVDRWHQWPLHPVPKTLLMLGIIVLALLTIQTWGGLLAVSGVVYLFYYIIWSMVILPGELRRAGQQPPPPQPRRAHDHAQPPSGPPMSRAEQRRAATLKAHHLRTNWKEQVHKELSQKPLRDRATELLSAMVLSGIVCTFLSLLIVVVVGGNSSVERMPLHLWLSSVSTLGCWVVIAVSKFTEGRTEDQVPMRMWQMAGGSLVGLAAWGLAYELMIGVPYVNDAGVRFNGSMLSEVLDSNQSDYLQWYGTNAVLPDLMLCVMYFSLMMLVLRWWKLADYTRRTRLSLIGTGVAICGAWLLHFIFWFPQPTGVAVAGVIAVSTQLVSAWLPPSKRKSLAEQTMAV, from the coding sequence ATGGACGTTCGCACCCCACAACCTGGCCAGATCGACCCCGAATTGGGGGGTGGCGAAGAGCGTACGCCGGTAAAGTTCCTCTACCCCACCGGCAGCCAACCCCTGGAAGGTTACACCATCAAGCGCGGCATCGGCCGCGGCGGCTTCGGCGAGGTCTATTTCGCCACCAGCGATGCTGGCAAGGAAGTCGCCCTCAAGCTGATTCGTCGCAACCTCGATGTCGAGTTGCGGGGCGTCAAGCACTGCTTGAACCTGAAACACTCCAACCTCATTGGCATTTACGACATCCGTAGCGACTCGCTCGGCGACCAATGGGTGGTCATGGAATACGTGTCGGGTGAATCGCTCGAAGACGCGATCGATCGTCACCCGAACGGCATGCCGGTCGAGCAAGTCGTACGCTGGATGCGCGGCATCGGCACCGGCGTCGCCTACCTGCACAATCATGGCATTGTGCACCGCGACCTGAAGCCAGGCAACGTGTTCCTCGATATCGACTCCACCGAAGGTGGAACCGTGAAGATCGGCGACTACGGTCTGTCGAAGTTCATCTCGTGCAGTCGACGCAGCGGTCAAACCGAAAGCGTCGGCACCGTGCACTACATGGCTCCCGAGATTGCCAACGGTCGTTACGGCCGCGAGATCGATACCTACGCCCTGGGCATCATGCTCTACGAGATGCTTACCGGGCATGTACCCTTCGAAGGCGAGAGCGTCGGCGAAGTGCTCATGAAGCACCTGACCGCCGAGCCCGATCTATCGAAACTCGAAAGCCCGTTTCTCGACATCGTGAAACGAACCCTGGCCAAAGATCCCGAAGTGCGAATCGGCAGCGTCGACGAACTGGTTTCGTTGCTGCCGGATGGACGCAGCGTGGGACCTTTGCATCCGGAGAAGATCGATGGATGGACAGCCAATCAGGCCGACGGCGATGGCATTGGAGCCGCCCACCTGTTTCCCGATACCTCGGTACGTGGAGAACATGCCGCGGCGACCCCACCACCGGTTCCGCCGAAGCCGATGGTTCGCGAACCGATCTACGATTGGGTTGCGACCAATTGGAACGACACCGTCGATCGCTGGCATCAATGGCCTTTGCATCCGGTTCCCAAGACGCTCCTGATGCTAGGCATCATCGTGCTGGCGTTGCTCACCATTCAAACCTGGGGCGGCTTACTGGCTGTCTCGGGAGTGGTATACCTGTTTTACTACATCATCTGGTCGATGGTAATATTGCCAGGCGAGCTACGCCGGGCAGGTCAGCAGCCTCCGCCGCCCCAACCGCGACGCGCTCACGACCACGCCCAGCCGCCATCGGGTCCACCGATGTCGCGTGCAGAACAACGTCGCGCAGCCACGCTCAAGGCACACCACCTGCGGACCAACTGGAAAGAACAGGTCCATAAAGAGCTTTCGCAAAAACCGCTTCGCGATCGCGCTACCGAACTACTGAGTGCGATGGTGCTATCGGGCATCGTGTGCACGTTCCTGTCGCTTTTGATCGTGGTAGTCGTGGGTGGCAATTCCTCGGTCGAGCGGATGCCGCTCCACTTATGGCTATCTTCCGTCAGCACGCTTGGCTGCTGGGTTGTGATTGCTGTGTCGAAGTTCACCGAAGGTCGGACCGAGGACCAGGTTCCCATGCGAATGTGGCAAATGGCCGGGGGTTCGCTCGTCGGTCTGGCCGCCTGGGGACTCGCTTACGAGCTGATGATTGGTGTTCCCTACGTCAACGACGCAGGGGTGCGATTCAACGGCAGTATGTTGAGCGAAGTACTCGACAGCAACCAAAGTGACTATCTGCAGTGGTATGGCACCAACGCGGTGCTGCCCGACCTGATGCTCTGCGTGATGTACTTCTCGCTGATGATGCTGGTGTTGCGGTGGTGGAAACTCGCCGATTACACCCGCCGCACCCGCCTTAGCCTGATCGGCACCGGGGTTGCGATCTGCGGTGCCTGGCTGCTTCATTTCATCTTCTGGTTCCCCCAACCCACCGGCGTGGCCGTCGCTGGGGTGATCGCTGTAAGTACACAACTGGTCTCGGCTTGGCTACCACCCAGTAAGCGCAAGTCGTTGGCCGAACAAACCATGGCGGTCTGA
- a CDS encoding RNA polymerase sigma factor: MPNPDSLLVDDIRRGNPDAWTRLIDEYEGRLLAFVESRLRRRAASEDVVQETFVGFLTSLPNYDTRRPLESWLFSIAAHKLTDYLRREGRRPALPLSTTDGSDGGAWDLPGPARAASSIARSGERRGLEEQSIAEALAGEIERWCERGDWTKYKCIELLFARGQANKRVAKLLDLSEQQVANYKFDFLARLKTLVRRQDLSDDVFPELYEQE, from the coding sequence ATGCCTAATCCCGACTCCCTGTTAGTCGACGACATCCGCCGCGGAAACCCCGACGCCTGGACTCGTTTAATCGACGAGTACGAAGGCCGATTGCTGGCGTTTGTCGAAAGTCGTTTGCGCCGTCGCGCTGCCAGTGAAGACGTTGTGCAAGAGACGTTTGTTGGCTTCCTCACCAGCTTGCCGAACTACGACACGCGTCGACCGCTGGAGAGCTGGCTGTTCTCGATTGCCGCTCATAAGCTTACCGATTACCTGCGCCGCGAAGGTCGTCGCCCGGCGCTCCCCTTGTCGACTACCGATGGATCCGACGGCGGAGCATGGGATCTGCCTGGACCAGCTCGGGCTGCCAGTAGCATCGCTCGCAGCGGCGAACGTCGGGGCCTCGAGGAGCAATCCATCGCCGAGGCCCTGGCCGGCGAGATCGAACGCTGGTGCGAACGAGGCGATTGGACCAAGTACAAATGCATCGAACTGCTCTTCGCCCGCGGCCAGGCCAACAAGCGGGTGGCCAAGCTGCTGGATCTCAGCGAACAACAGGTCGCGAACTATAAGTTCGACTTCCTCGCTCGGCTGAAGACCTTGGTCCGCCGGCAAGACTTGAGCGACGATGTATTCCCCGAGCTATACGAACAAGAGTAA